A window from Nilaparvata lugens isolate BPH unplaced genomic scaffold, ASM1435652v1 scaffold6181, whole genome shotgun sequence encodes these proteins:
- the LOC111062459 gene encoding armadillo repeat-containing protein 2: LRVTGQNLSAICKIVFKVSRSDKHDDYFLENNILALFVESLGRASPLEDAEACIYGYGALKFLTMNSALSAALLQLGLLQLIVLHMKIVNNSRLELSPIAEPTSHALFQLTGALRNLASDSTQYAALLQTGAITQLCRSLQLFSADLDLVCNISRTLSIISTNDGCCKEIVDCEDGFKTMTKS, translated from the exons TTACGGGTCACTGGTCAGAACTTGTCTGCGATATGCAAAATAGTATTCAAAGTCTCCCGCAGTGATAAACATGACGATTACTTCTTGGAGAATAACATACTTG cactGTTTGTTGAGTCGCTGGGACGTGCCAGTCCCCTGGAGGATGCTGAGGCATGCATCTATGGCTATGGAGCTCTCAAATTCCTCACAATGAATTCGGCACTATCGGCTGCCTTACTTCAGCTGGGTCTTCTCCAGCTCATCGTGTTGCATATGAAGATAGTCAATAATTCG CGTCTAGAACTTTCGCCGATAGCCGAGCCGACGAGCCACGCACTGTTCCAACTGACTGGAGCGCTGCGTAACTTGGCCAGCGACTCTACGCAGTACGCAGCCCTACTGCAGACGGGAGCTATTACGCAGCTGTGTAGATCGCTGCAGCTATTCAGTGCCGACCTGGATCTTGTCTGCAACATATCTAGGACACTCAG TATAATTTCAACAAACGACGGATGCTGTAAGGAGATTGTTGACTGTGAAGACGGTTTCAAAACAATGACAAAATCCTGA